One Coffea eugenioides isolate CCC68of chromosome 2, Ceug_1.0, whole genome shotgun sequence genomic window, TCATCCTTTGGGGGTCTggtattcttgatttttcatcAAAAGCATCCCCATTCACATTATCGCCTCTATAACTAGGCAGCTTCACACCATCCTTTTCTTCAAATGGATCTGACCTTGGTTTTGCAAATTGGCCTGCCATTCTTCCCACCTAAAATAGCAAGCATAATTAACATTAATGTTTTCTTAAATCCCATCATGCATGACTTCAGAAGTAAAAGTGGCAAATTTATTCCCAAATCCAATACTGACCTACTGGTCACCACGGCTATCTAGTCAACCCCCGCCCCCCGGGGGATGCCCCCTAAGCAATGGCTAACAATTCTAACATGTACAGAAGTTAGATAGCCTCGTCACCAGTGAAGACCAAAAAGAAGAGATCACCAAAATTTCAGCAACAATATGAACTGCTAAATACTGCCAACATCCCCCTCCCCCCAAACATGAAACATCAGCACATCCACAACATAATTAGCATATAGATGCTATGAATCAGAACAAGAACAATATAGAGAGACGCTGATCATGTAATTCAATTATTTGGATCACTTTTCATTATGTTCCTACAGTAATAAAGTAATCACATAATTTTTCTTCATTCAAAATCTCAAAACTATAGTTAAGAAACATAATCATTAAACTagtaattaatgaaaatatGAAAGTCAGGCAACCTTAATAACAGGCATTTGACCACCAAACATGAGCACAACCCCCATCTGCAGAATGACTCTGAAAGTGTCCCTAATATTATTGGCATTGAATTCTTTAAAGCTCTCAGCGCAATCACCACCCTGCAACAAAAAAGCGTTCCCAAGTGCAGCCTGGCCGAGCTTTTCTTCGAGGTTTCTAGCTTCCCCTGCAAAAACTATAGGAGGGAAGGATTCAAGGATCTTTAGAACTGATTCAAGATCAGATTTATCCGGATATTCTGGGAGCTGAAACGCTGTTTTGGATTTCCAGCTATCTGGCCTCCAATCCTTCTGGGCTGGTGGTGTTGTGGCCACGGCTGAGATGGGCTTGGCATTGAATTTTCTACGGGGAAAAGAGTTGAACgggaaagaggaaagaaaagtgGGTTTAGTGGCTGCAGGGTGGAGGAAGGCGCTTGGGACGTTTGAGTTGCAGGTCACGTCCGCCACTGTGATGGTGGTTGTCAGCGCGTGAGCCATTGCTTCTGTCCTGAGATTTGGACTGGTAAAGGATCAGAAAGAAGACtaattaaaaaaacaaaaaaaaaaggaacgaaAAACGAAAATCTTAGCAATTAGCATAGATTTTAGCTTAGATTATTCACATCCTTTTCCACAGTTACATTTTACGGTTTATGGTAtatatcaaaaagaaaaatacaaccTCAAACTTGAGGGTTTTTTTAAATGATTATTTTAATGTCATCTCTGTTGGacataattttttattaaaaaattccTTCTCAATTACTTCTTAgtgtgcatttgataaaattaaaatttacaaattgaaatatgaaTCCATTATGTTATTGaacttttaaatattaaattaaatacatttgagtgtatatgacatttagtgataagtgaataacttatcacttatttttgtaAGCAAATTTTGCTTAGGAAATTTAGTggcacttaattaattcagatgttcaattttttgttatcgaacgcgtctgaatatattaagatctaaATACATTAATTTTAAGTGATGAATTACGTTATCAAACAGGACCTTAGTCTATTAAGATACAATTTACAGTAATAAGgctcaacttttttttttcttttttatgcaTAATAAGGCTCAACTTGacttttgtttggatagagcattatcccaaataattatttggaataattactgtaacactttttatgatgtgagataaaaaggtgattggaaatataaaaagatgaattgaaaaatgtgttcatgatgcaagcgaaaatttttttttttggaaaaagttGCTATCCAAACATAGTATATACTCTAGAAATTTCCATGATAtcatgtatgtgaaataaagaTGTGGttgggaaaattaaaaaataattaaaacaccTATTTAAGATGCaaccaattttctttttccagaaTAATGAAGTACCTACATAAACCCAATTTTTACTATACATTCTGTCAAGTGGaatgcaatttttttaaaagaaaatttgcatacAAATTTTCTGTATTAATAATGCTTAATAGCAAGctattttatttatattatcTATTAATAAGTTATAATTATCTTTTACATCATTCTGTTTCTCTCCTAATGCACATTAGTGTAAAACCAACTAAACTAATTAATGGTTTTAAACACTCAAACTTTCAAAGCTTCCCATTTTCAAGGCTTTTAACTATTACTTAGTGCATAACCAATCAATATAATCCAAAAAGAACTCAAAAATTAATAAACTTGTTTCATGTATAACTAATTTTCgcttattctttttttaaaaataacaaaaaaaaaatattagcaATGGCACACGCATGCCGTGTGCCATGAGCACTAGTGTCAATAATGTCGTTTTTACTCATGAGAAGTATCTCGAACCAGCCTGCTATTCAGCAATCAAGCATTCGGGCTGCTAAACCGTTGATCACAAAAATAACGTGCAATTATTGCACATTCATAAGAATATTAAGTAACACCATATCTCAAAAGATCGTAGTTTGTGGCAGCTAGCTTACaaggaataaaaaataaacatcaACGACCTTTAAAGTGAATCCTCTTGCAGCCATTGGAATTTACATCAACGGCAATACAAGTATCACAATCTGCTCTCGAACTCAGACGATGTGGGCAAggttttttgaataaataataatCAAAAAAGAGGACTCGGTTCCAGGTAAAGACTTGAATTCCCTGCTTAACTGGGCAGAGGTATCATCTGCCTCATTCAGATATTCGAGCGTTTAATTGCCTCCAGGCGCGAGAGGAATGGGAGATCTTTTCCTACCGTAATGTGTTATCCAGCCATTATTAGTTCCAAaatccttttttaaaaaaaaaataataataagtgCACATGCAATTGGAAAATGAGAAGGCATTAAAAGACCTTGCATAAATCACTCAAACAGCATCAATCCACAGCAGAAGAAACTGTTCCGGTCCATAATTACAATATTAACCAATAATATCCAGAAGGTAAAGCATACAAGTACCACCAAGGACTGACAGATTCTCGACCGATCCCGAAACCACCACTCCACCCCGAAACCACAATGGGTTCCCTCCAAGCATATTGGATGACACATCACAAGGCAAGACACAGGATTTGCAGAAGAGCGCCCTATCATATGATCTCATGGAAAACCGGATTCAGAAATAAGGGCTGTAACGCATAGGCATTCTGAACCTGGGAACCTTCCTGCAAAACAGATATTTCCAATACCATTGCCCAAGGTAATAACAACATGTGGAATGTCCATTGCAGCAAACACAATTTACAGAAAAAATTACATCGCAGAGAAATCATGGAAGCTCACCCAAATCCATAGGGAGGATATACATAAGGAGCCACATAAGGTGTCCTGCCCCGAAATCCCATATAGGGGCTGGGACGCCGGGGACGAAATTGTTTCATGCCAGGAACATTAGTCCGTTTAGCAGATACCTAATAACATATCCAGAGTTAAAGAGATAAAACAAGCCTTCAAAATGAATAGGAAAACAAACGGTAAGGCTTCACCATGCAACTAAAGTCATTGCAGGATTCAGGGTCCTTATGCCAAGAGGTTGTTCCTTGAAACAAAACAAGGACAGACGATTGGATCTTGGCTTATGTGTTTGCTTACTTTCATTGCAGGATTCAGATTCCTTATGTCAAGAAGTTGTTTCTTGAAACAAAACAAGCATAGAAGATTGAACCTTGGCTTATGTGTTTGCTTACTTTCAACTGGCGACCATGAAGCTCAGACTCATTGAGAAGGAGAGCCTCTTGAACAGCTTCTGGTTCAAGAAATTCGACATAAGCATATCCCTTTGGTTGGCCAAACTTGTTTGTTCGGATGGTTACTCTATTAACTGTTCCACATGCTTGAAAATGCTGCTGTACCTCCTCTGGGGTACATGAATAATCCACCTACAGAGCAAGTTGATACCACACAGAGAACTACTCAGGAAATAATTACGTGAATTGTGGTTCCATATTTACACCAAAAGACTTAAACTACATAAGAGGTATCTCACCCAAAAAAAGCTACATAAGAggattaaaaaattttaaaaaaatccctTGGCTTGTGAATATCCATCAACAGTTTGATTTACAAAGCAGATTATTTTTCACTTATCCACTGGTAGAAGAAGTTAGGTATCTTAGTACAAGTCACGCTAGCCTCCTGTAATTTTGTCATACAACTTGTCTCAAAAAATGACAACTGTGCAAGAAGTACGTGCAACAAAATAACCAAGGgaccaaaggaaaaaaaaaagaagaaacaagccATATGGCAAACTGAAGGTGCTTCATTTGTTTAACAATTTTACTGTCCACAAGAATACAAGTCATATTTGCAAGAAATTTATTCACACTGATAAGGTTGACACTAGGTAAAAATCCATATGACAGTGACTGACTAGTTAATATATCCATAAGAAAGTGTAATTACAGCAACTAATTTTCATTGCGGCTTCAATCAGATTAACAAGGAAAGAGAAACAAGTCCTTGACACTGTCTGGCAGAACAATCCGCTATAATACAACAAAATCATGTAGCAGAATATTCACAAATTATGTAACATATAGATCATAACATATGCAACCAGGTCAAATTAGCTGAAAATACAATTAACCACTGGAAATTTTCCTTTCACAATCAGAAATAAGCCCAACTCTGAGGGACCATAGGCCACAGAGACACAATGCAAGCAATGAAATGCTAAGGAATACTAAATTCTCAGCACAAGCTCCATAATCATTCCCAAAATTCAAAAAGTAAGCAATAACTCAACCATAGAACCGGAATAAACCTCTCCAACAAAGACTGCTATTAGAAACCAGCACCAGGAGACCTAAAGCTCCCATTGCCCTCGATTGCATTGTATCAATGTTTATCCACTTCAAGGGAACATCTtaacaaacaaaaagaaaatttgtaaacATTTCATGCCCCAGGTTCTTGCAcaaactgaaaaagaaaaactataaTTGGAACCTAGCCAATCAGGTTTTGAAATTGGAACAATGATTGCTTGTCAACCACTTCAAAAAATATATCAGTCCAAGGCCCTTAAGATAAATCAAATCCGCAGGAGATTTTGTTGCTAGTAGGTCGGTCCTTAGGAAAAGCGTATGAGATTTCGTTGTTCTAATCACTGAGACGATATAAAGAAGCCGACACAATTCCACATGAATAACCTAAATTAACAATGTTAGGTTTCTTCACTGACACAGGAAGGATGAAAATGATCACTTAAAAGCCATAAATTTCACAGTATGTGACCTTTAATAAACTTAAGCTTACATGAACAGTCATGGACTGTTGGATCCTAAATCCTTGACtctggaaagaaaaaaaatattgattCTTTTGGTTTAGACAATTAAGCCATGAAGCATTTTCACACAATCAAGCACCCTACGTGATGATTACAAACTAGAAGCTTGAAGCTAATACTCTCGTTCCCAGTTTTTCCCCAAAGGGATGAAATCTTGTTCTTAACAGCACAGAAAGTGAGGGAAGGAAACATATATGAAGAAAGATTGTGAGTTCATAGTACTGAGTCTGGAAGACCAAACAAAGACTGAATGATTCGAAAATCTAATCAAATTCATATAAGGACATATTGATTCcaaaattgaatgaaattacccaaaaaattccaacagCTCCTAAAGTATACATTTAAACACCCATCAACTTCTTATAAAAATCAAATTCATCAAGCAGCATCTTCCAGGAATCTTTGTACAATTTTCACTTATCTTGCATGCATATCCTGATATAATTAGGAGGAAAATAACTAAACATAGACAAAGATAAAACAAAACTTTCACAAGGCAATCATGCCAGCCACAAAACCCATATATCGACTCAGAGATATCTATGAATATCAATCACTAAAGCAACacattataaaataaataaacattaaTTATCGAAAGCAAACAAACTTCAGGGAAGTCAGGTGATTCATGAGTTAATGAGCCATTAATGCGAGTTTAAAAGTACACTTCATCTAATAATTAGTAGTTTATCATAGAGATTCTCACATTGCCAACAAAGACGGATCGAGAATCCACTTCTTCCCTATTTGCTTGACTTGCTGCAGCAGCAGCAGGATCTGATTGCATTTCAAAGAGGAAATAATAATGACAAGGTagaaaatttaacaaaaaaaatgcaaatgctAATCAGTTTTATCATTGTACTTGCCAAGGGGAAGGGCCCCATTACATGACATTTCAGAAAGTGGACCAAGATAAGATAAATACTGACAAATGTCCTTAAGATGTAGAAGAATACTAGACTTTCCAACTGGGAAATTGCGAAAAGATCAAACAGAACagttaaaaaaatagaaaatcagAGATTTAATTGCTCTTTAAACAGATCAAAAGATCCTAAGAGCATATGGAAGAATATCTAATCGCTTGTATTAAATCAAATTCAACCAAAGTTCTCTGCCGTACAGGAAATTTCACAATTGAACTTATCCAACCAGCAactaaaaaaatgtaaattgcAGTATGTCCAACAACATATGGAGATGGTAATGACTGTAGTTGTGAAAAGCTGTGAAGCTGTAATGAAACCCAAACCCAAAAAATTTACAATATCAAACAAGACTCTCAAAATAAGTTGAGCAATCGATTACAAAGTCCATCCAAATAGTGGTCAAATTGCCAATTTCAGTAATTTCTTAAGATTATTCCAAATTCAACAGCTAGAGTacataaaaagaaaaactttgGCCAATAGAGCAGACCTTGTCCTAcattataagcccacagatacTCCTAGTTTACACATTAAAACTCCTCAAACTTTCTAATTTAGACCAATCCGTGGATTCGCAGCTCAACGAACAGCAACAAAGAACCCCCGAAAAAaaaccgaaaaaaaaagagccgCAGAAAACACCAATGCACACATTAAGAACAGCTTTTTAGCTACAAAATAGATCCCTTAAAAAATGCCAGATATTGCAATTACCAACAAAGCTCACATCACTATTCACCAAATAACTCTAAAATTCTAATGATCAAATTAATAAGAGCGACGAATAGTAGAAAAAGGCTTTCAAAATATGAATATATGTATCATACGAAAAGGGAAGACCTTGAACGGCGCCCATTTCTTTCTCGACTTTGGCCTGCATTTCCCGGAGAGCTGCCGCTTCGTCTTCCATCTCCTTCAATCTTTTCTTCATGTCGTCCAGCTCCTGCGTGATAATAATTTGACACGTACAAAATCATCAGTTTTGATTTTTAGGTCAGTACAAGCaaaaaagttagggttttgaaaaaaaaagataaatgaaaaagaaacgAAGTCAATTAATAGCAGAAAAACTTGCAAGGGAGAGAGTTAGAAAGAGGAGCGAACCACGAAAGCTCCATCCTCCGCCGCGGCCATCTCCACGTCGCCCTCCATCgcgatctctctctctcttcccccgTTCCTCTCTcgctctcctctctctctctctcactcagTATATATActtataataaaaaaatctaaaatatgTGTTCTAAATATTAAAAGGACAAAACAGGACTTACGTTTTGAGTTTAGCTTCTTAGCCTGTTTAATAACCTAGTTCGACATTTAACTTTAATGGATTCGGattttaaaatattcaaatcgttttataactaaaaattaagggataatttcagaaacctcccctgaggtttctgacagtctcaAGGACCTCCCCTGAAGTTCCGAAAATCCCTTATACCTCCCCTAAAACTAAGTAGATAGTTTCAGGTCCAACCCAATTGAGGTGGACAATGAATATAAAATGTGTTTcaggagagagaaaataatcAAATTCCACCTCTGCCCTCAAGATTGTCATTAGTGAGGATGTTTATGTTAGGGGCTGCTTGGTTAAAGGGTTTGGGAATCACAAAATGGAATAAATCCCTTATTTGTTGCTTGGGTTAAGCCTATTGGAATGCTATTTTTGGAATCATTCCCGAGTAAATTGggaggttttggacaaaaccctcaACTCATTCCCTCAGACAATATTTATCAAACCAGAGTCTTCTTCTTCATCAGTTTTTctatctcttcttcttcaatcaATCGCCACCCATCACCTTCATCGGACATCTTCTTTCTCATTTCAAAGTCCCAAATTCAGGTTCACAAATAGTAGCAATAGCTTTCCAAGATCTGAAAGTCTAAACGAGAAATTAGATCATGTAGTAGATGATTTGCTTGAAAAGGTTGAAGCTTCCAAGGTGGAAATTGGAGAAGAGAAGATTTTATTGATTGGGCAAAACATTCCTTAGAACCAAACAATGTCATGAGTGGTGAAGTTCTGGTGAAATTTTTTGATTGTGTTCTGGTAAATCTGAAGGATCTGCTTAAGTTTGAAAACAATTTGATTCTGTCTTTGAAGGAACAAATCTCAACCCTTGAAGTGAATTTACTATTCTTGAAAAACTTTGTCATCTTCACAAATAGGCTATGCAATGGGTATGCGAATATCGGACTGTTTTTTACTTCTATTGAAGATGCTGCAAATAATGGTATTTCGTTCTGGTGTTGGTTGGGATGGAAGAAATAGGGAGTCAAAAGTTGATAGTAATAGAGACAGCGACATTTTAACCCTTCATTctaaagccataaagagctggtgttttatggaaaaataggtactctgttcttataaagtaggaaagtcataaagagctggtcttttatgaAAAAATATGACTATTGTGAAAGTGAccgcgatttggtttatgaaattatcccaaaaaaatagcagaatgaa contains:
- the LOC113762719 gene encoding polyadenylate-binding protein 2-like — protein: MEGDVEMAAAEDGAFVELDDMKKRLKEMEDEAAALREMQAKVEKEMGAVQDPAAAAASQANREEVDSRSVFVGNVDYSCTPEEVQQHFQACGTVNRVTIRTNKFGQPKGYAYVEFLEPEAVQEALLLNESELHGRQLKVSAKRTNVPGMKQFRPRRPSPYMGFRGRTPYVAPYVYPPYGFGKVPRFRMPMRYSPYF